The Geminocystis sp. NIES-3708 genomic sequence TCGGATTATGTCAAAACTAACTTAGCTAGTGAATTGGCAAAAAGACAATCTATTCATGCAGTTTTAGCCTTTGTAGATAATAAACCTGCGGGGTTAGTAATTGCCATCGAAGGCTTCTCAACTTTTGCTTGTAAACCTTTATTAAATATTCATGATTTAATTATTATTCCTGAATATCGTCGTCAAGGTATTTCTAAATTATTATTGCAAAAAGTGGAAGATATTGCTCTAGAGTTGGGGTGTTGTAAACTCACGCTAGAAGTATTAGAAGGGAATCATATCGCTCAATCGGCTTATCAGGCTTTTGGTTTTGACGGTTATCAGTTAAATCCTGATATGGGTAGGGCGTTATTTTGGCAGAAAAAATTACCATTAAACAAAGTTGAAAAAACTAAATAAAAATAGTAATACAAATACAAATTTCCACTAATAATCAAGTAAAATTTATCTCTAAATCTGACATTAGTAATTTAATCACAGAAGATGATATATCAGTAGATAATTTTGATTCAGAAAAACAACAAAGATTTTAACGAACATTCTTTACAATGCTAGAAAAAATCAAGTTTTTTTAAGCCTGTGAGAATGTTTTTATTTATTATAATGTTGCTCAACCGCTCATTCTACGGATTTTTCCTGAGTTTAGATGTTACTACTGCACTTAATTTGTGGGAAAAAATCATCGTTGTTATCTTGAGTTTCCATCGAAATTGTCTCCAATAAAGTAGGAGGAAAATTAGATGAAAAGCTGAAAATTTATCAAAATATGAGAGTTATTTATTATGTTATTTTTGATCTTCAAAAATATTTAGGTGAACAGATTTTAAGGATATTTAAACTTACGGAAATAAATTATCGAGAAACGTCCGACACTTGGTTAGAAGCAATTAATTTACCGTTAACTTTATGGGAAGGAGAATTTGAAAATTTTAATGGTATATGGTTGCGTTGGTGTGATGAAAATGATAATTTACTTTTAACAGGTGATGAGTCGGTACAAAAAGCTATTTTAAAACAAAAAAGCCGAAAAAGAATTACAAGAATTAAAAGAAAAATTGCGTCAACAAAGTATAAATCTTAATTAATAATGACTTTGTTACATCAAAAAAAAGATAATTTGGTTTCTAAAGTCGATCACTAAATTTTATGGATATTGATTGTTAAACGATATAGCTATCTAGTTTTGCCATTTTTATCATTCTATTTAACTACAAATATATTATAGGCAACTATATCACCATAAACTTTAGTTTTCCATTCTCCTTGCCATCAAACTTTTACTCCTGTGGAATCTATTACTACATGACGAGCTTCACTGGTTTTTT encodes the following:
- a CDS encoding GNAT family N-acetyltransferase — translated: MIKVIKANFDIPAHREAVVDLMNTYALDYMGGGEELSDYVKTNLASELAKRQSIHAVLAFVDNKPAGLVIAIEGFSTFACKPLLNIHDLIIIPEYRRQGISKLLLQKVEDIALELGCCKLTLEVLEGNHIAQSAYQAFGFDGYQLNPDMGRALFWQKKLPLNKVEKTK